Proteins from a genomic interval of Clostridia bacterium:
- a CDS encoding sugar ABC transporter permease, with amino-acid sequence MKRPASAPAMLRKAGSHLHLLMAVPALLLFGFFFILPLTRGIWLSLTDWNGVSKASFVGLQNFVDFFRDPRALHDVLITVLFALGSAPLLNLFGLAYALVLDHEFRGRNLVRTIVYLPAIISPLIMGYIWYFILQPQRGVLWQIATSVNPAFSGGNWLAGPRGALVVLILVNVWQYVGMTMVVYLAGLQSISSEVIEACAIDGAGYFQTLRHVVLPILLSSSVKINVITNIIGSLSVFDVIMALTEGGPGYGTESLSIYIMRMCYGSFTGYSTAVALVLFVIVLIPVLISLGFFRSAEFEA; translated from the coding sequence TTGAAAAGACCTGCGTCAGCTCCAGCCATGTTGCGAAAGGCAGGCTCGCACCTGCACTTACTCATGGCCGTTCCGGCGTTACTGCTGTTCGGATTCTTTTTCATCCTTCCACTTACTAGGGGCATTTGGCTCAGCCTTACTGATTGGAATGGAGTATCGAAGGCAAGCTTTGTGGGTCTTCAGAACTTCGTTGACTTCTTTCGTGATCCTCGGGCATTACACGATGTGCTGATTACCGTGTTGTTCGCCTTGGGAAGCGCTCCTTTGCTCAACCTGTTCGGCCTGGCCTATGCGCTAGTGCTTGATCACGAGTTCCGCGGGAGAAACCTAGTAAGAACCATAGTCTACCTTCCAGCCATCATCAGCCCGCTGATCATGGGCTACATATGGTACTTCATCCTGCAGCCACAGCGGGGTGTGTTGTGGCAGATTGCGACCAGCGTCAACCCGGCTTTCTCCGGGGGCAACTGGCTTGCAGGCCCACGGGGAGCCTTGGTGGTGCTGATACTGGTGAACGTTTGGCAGTACGTAGGTATGACCATGGTGGTGTACCTTGCGGGACTGCAATCCATCTCGTCTGAAGTGATCGAAGCGTGCGCCATCGATGGCGCCGGGTACTTCCAAACACTCCGCCACGTCGTCCTGCCGATTTTGCTCTCCTCGTCTGTAAAGATCAACGTGATCACTAACATAATTGGATCGCTTTCAGTGTTCGATGTGATAATGGCGCTCACAGAAGGAGGGCCGGGCTACGGCACTGAGTCTTTGAGCATATACATAATGAGAATGTGTTACGGCAGTTTCACCGGATACTCAACTGCAGTCGCGCTCGTCCTGTTCGTGATCGTGCTCATCCCGGTCCTAATCTCACTTGGGTTCTTCCGCTCCGCGGAATTTGAGGCGTAG
- a CDS encoding extracellular solute-binding protein: MLKRIATFTMAVLLIVGLSLAVGAEKRAAVKLFTGKVETVEWMDDLIKRFNKENPGIVVEQEYQKDASNVIKVKLASGDVPDITTVWDQGFADMGKYLDLSNEARWWSRIQPAIRDMCTDLRSGKQYRIATNMTMAGLFYNKAIFAELGLKEATTWEEFKANLKTIKQKRPGVAPLFMGGKESWMLGHLIEFMAHGVIKQQYGAMGSRQAFLANDDSKLRFDAVGGPMDIFASRILELKNEGLLNSDFLTATYDNQLEAFATGKAAMISQGMWALSGVLDKNPDMKEIGFSPYPPIVNGAKPVVLAAEDSAYLIMAESKHKDEAKKFLDYLFRPENLKSYSEFLKAPSSFTDVQADWGPIKDSVAQALKNGINIGFTTEGPSGFSGDDAGRMVQELYMGKYRTSIEFAKAYKAAWDKAWKAANK, translated from the coding sequence ATGCTCAAGAGGATAGCCACGTTCACTATGGCAGTGCTGCTCATCGTAGGCCTATCATTGGCTGTTGGCGCGGAGAAAAGGGCTGCTGTTAAGCTCTTCACCGGCAAAGTGGAGACAGTTGAATGGATGGATGACCTGATCAAGAGGTTCAACAAAGAGAACCCAGGGATCGTAGTTGAGCAGGAGTATCAGAAGGACGCATCCAATGTCATTAAGGTAAAACTGGCTTCGGGAGATGTGCCGGATATCACGACAGTGTGGGACCAGGGATTCGCGGACATGGGCAAGTATCTGGACTTATCCAATGAGGCGAGATGGTGGTCGCGCATTCAGCCTGCGATCCGCGATATGTGCACGGATCTCCGTTCTGGCAAACAGTACCGAATCGCTACGAATATGACCATGGCCGGGCTCTTCTATAACAAGGCCATCTTCGCCGAGCTAGGCCTGAAGGAAGCGACCACCTGGGAGGAGTTCAAGGCAAACCTCAAAACCATCAAGCAGAAGCGACCGGGCGTCGCGCCGCTGTTCATGGGTGGAAAAGAATCGTGGATGCTGGGTCATCTCATCGAGTTCATGGCTCATGGCGTTATCAAGCAGCAGTACGGCGCTATGGGATCGAGACAGGCCTTCCTCGCCAATGACGACTCCAAGCTGAGATTCGATGCCGTAGGCGGCCCAATGGACATCTTCGCCAGTCGGATACTGGAGCTCAAGAATGAGGGCCTGCTCAACAGCGACTTCCTGACTGCAACCTACGACAACCAGCTTGAAGCATTCGCCACAGGCAAAGCTGCCATGATAAGCCAGGGGATGTGGGCGCTCTCCGGAGTACTTGACAAGAACCCCGACATGAAGGAGATAGGCTTCTCGCCATATCCGCCCATCGTCAACGGCGCCAAGCCTGTGGTACTGGCGGCCGAAGACTCGGCCTATCTGATAATGGCGGAGTCGAAGCACAAGGATGAGGCCAAGAAGTTCCTAGACTATCTGTTCAGGCCTGAGAACCTCAAGTCTTACAGTGAGTTCCTCAAGGCGCCGAGCTCGTTTACTGATGTACAGGCCGACTGGGGGCCGATCAAAGACTCGGTGGCGCAAGCACTCAAGAACGGTATCAACATCGGGTTCACCACTGAGGGCCCGTCCGGATTCTCGGGAGACGACGCCGGCAGGATGGTTCAGGAGCTGTATATGGGCAAGTACCGGACCTCAATCGAGTTCGCGAAGGCCTACAAGGCTGCCTGGGATAAGGCCTGGAAGGCCGCAAACAAGTAA
- a CDS encoding glycoside hydrolase family 15 protein has product MQDLQKKSIDIIRRYQSPNGAYVACPNFEQYSYCWLRDGTFIAYAMDRSGAHESALAFYRWVHGVILSQAGRIERIIELVKSGHVPDHREMPPTRYTLDGAVNDDEWTNFQLDGYGAWLWGLAEHARITGSDSIVSDMEKTIDVTIDYLVHCWQMPNYDCWEEFGDRVHPATLACIWGGLTAINQYLNRTDVRSAASAIRDFILSRCVGTHNSCSSRFVKSIGNDSIDASLLWITVPFGVVDPHNPIARNTVAEIERRLYHGGVHRYPEDTYYGGGEWPLLACWLGWHYCRAGEPRRAEPILKWVESCANEAGEIPEQINVHVNDPDHYSAWCKRWGPVATPLLWSSAMYLVLCAELCEARSCAMEVEPGERR; this is encoded by the coding sequence GTTGCCTGCCCTAACTTCGAGCAGTACAGTTACTGCTGGCTCAGGGACGGCACTTTCATTGCCTATGCCATGGATAGGTCAGGCGCTCACGAGTCTGCGCTGGCTTTCTACAGGTGGGTCCATGGTGTGATACTCTCGCAAGCAGGCCGTATCGAGAGGATTATTGAGCTGGTCAAATCGGGTCACGTTCCCGATCATCGGGAGATGCCTCCAACGCGCTACACGCTCGACGGTGCAGTCAACGATGATGAGTGGACGAACTTCCAGCTGGACGGATATGGAGCGTGGTTGTGGGGCCTTGCTGAACATGCCCGAATAACAGGTTCTGATTCCATCGTTTCGGACATGGAAAAGACAATCGACGTGACCATAGACTACCTCGTTCATTGCTGGCAGATGCCCAACTACGATTGCTGGGAGGAATTCGGCGACCGGGTGCACCCGGCGACTCTCGCCTGCATATGGGGCGGTCTGACCGCTATCAACCAGTATCTAAACCGCACTGACGTGCGAAGCGCCGCCAGTGCCATTCGGGACTTCATACTTAGCCGATGTGTGGGCACTCACAATTCGTGTTCGAGCAGGTTCGTCAAGTCCATCGGCAACGACAGCATCGATGCCAGTCTGCTATGGATTACGGTTCCGTTTGGCGTGGTTGATCCCCACAACCCGATCGCTAGGAATACAGTCGCGGAGATAGAACGCAGGCTCTACCATGGCGGAGTCCACCGATACCCCGAGGATACATACTACGGAGGCGGAGAATGGCCTTTGCTTGCGTGCTGGCTTGGATGGCACTACTGCCGCGCGGGAGAGCCCAGGCGAGCCGAGCCAATCCTGAAATGGGTGGAGAGCTGTGCAAATGAAGCTGGCGAAATCCCTGAGCAGATCAACGTCCACGTAAACGATCCAGATCACTACTCGGCATGGTGCAAACGCTGGGGGCCAGTGGCGACGCCGCTACTATGGTCCAGTGCGATGTACCTCGTTCTATGTGCGGAGCTTTGCGAAGCCAGGTCATGCGCAATGGAGGTGGAGCCTGGGGAGAGAAGGTGA